One window of Equus caballus isolate H_3958 breed thoroughbred chromosome 3, TB-T2T, whole genome shotgun sequence genomic DNA carries:
- the LOC100067439 gene encoding transmembrane protease serine 11B-like protein, whose product MYRPVTASRTSLPLWMIALVVLGVLAILGITIGLLVHFLAVENTTYYYQGSFKVLNIPYNRNYERETSPENNYLSKILETKMVDAFQSSNIYRQYINAQVITLVPYSNSVTAHIWLMFKSPRSMKENTRGRIESILRQMLRNPSGSLTTDPNSLRVVEINKVNAEKIINNRCGRRARMSATYDRVKGGSSAQEGEWPWQASVKKNGQHYCGASLISERYLVTAAHCFQKSQNPRNYTVSFGTRVVPPYMQHAVQEIIIHEDYIQGEHHDDIAVILLTEKVPFKNDVHRVCLPEATQIFAPGEGVVVTGWGALSYDGEYPVLLQKAPVKIIDTNTCNAREAYNGLVQDTMLCAGYMEGNIDACQGDSGGPLVYPNSRNIWYLVGIVSWGVECGQINKPGVYMRVTAYRNWIASKTGI is encoded by the exons AAAACACAACCTATTATTATCAAGGTAGCTTCAAAGTGCTGAACATTCCATATAATAGAAATTATGAAAGGGAGACATCACCAGAAAATAACTATCTTAGCAAAATTCTTGAGACTAAG ATGGTTGATGCATTTCAAAGCTCTAACATTTACAGACAATATATCAATGCTCAAGTCATCACACTGGT TCCTTATAGCAACAGTGTGACAGCACATATATGGCTGATGTTCAAGTCTCCGAGATCAATGAAGGAAAACACAAGAGGAAGAATTGAAAGCATCTTACGTCAGATGCTGAGGAATCCATCAGGATCCTTGACTACAGATCCTAATTCCCTTAGGGTCGTGG aaATCAATAAGGTCAATGCGGAAAAGATTATCAACAACC GCTGTGGGAGACGAGCAAGGATGTCAGCTACATATGATAGAGTCAAGGGAGGTTCCAGTGCTCAGGAAGGAGAATGGCCATGGCAAGCAAGTGTCAAAAAGAATGGCCAGCACTACTGTGGGGCGTCTTTGATCAGTGAAAGATACCTGGTGACTGCAGCTCACTGCTTTCAAAA gtCACAAAATCCAAGAAACTATACTGTCAGCTTTGGCACTAGAGTAGTTCCCCCCTACATGCAACATGCTGTTCAAGAAATTATTATTCATGAAGACTACATCCAGGGTGAACATCATGATGATATTGCAGTCATACTGCTCACTGAGAAAGTTCCATTTAAGAATGATGTACATCGAGTTTGTCTTCCTGAAGCCACACAGATTTTTGCACCAGGCGAAGGAGTTGTTGTTACAGGATGGGGAGCACTTTCATATGATG GTGAATACCCAGTGTTACTGCAGAAAGCGCCTGTGAAGATTATTGATACAAACACTTGCAATGCTAGGGAAGCATATAATGGCTTGGTACAGGACACAATGCTATGTGCTGGGTACATGGAAGGAAATATTGATGCCTGCCAG gGTGACTCTGGAGGACCACTAGTTTATCCCAATTCTCGAAATATTTGGTACCTTGTTGGAATAGTGAGCTGGGGAGTCGAATGTGGTCAAATCAATAAGCCCGGCGTTTATATGCGAGTAACCGCCTACCGCAACTGGATTGCCTCCAAGACTGGTATCTAA